The proteins below are encoded in one region of Penaeus monodon isolate SGIC_2016 chromosome 32, NSTDA_Pmon_1, whole genome shotgun sequence:
- the LOC119593854 gene encoding guanine nucleotide-binding protein G(I)/G(S)/G(T) subunit beta-1-like — MNDLDSLRQEAERLKNTIRDARKNALDTTLVQATSGMDPIGRIQMRTRRTLRGHLAKIYAMHWGSDSRQRNLVSASQDGKLIVWDSYTTNKVHAIPLRSSWVMTCAYAPSGSYVACGGLDNICSIYNLKTREGNVRVSRELPGHTGYLSCCRFLDDNQIVTSSGDMTCALWDIETGQQCTQFTGHTGDVMSLSLSPNMNTFTSGACDASAKLWDIRDGMCRQTFPGHESDINAVTFFPNGHAFATGSDDATCRLFDIRADQELAMYSHDNIICGITSVAFSKSGRLLLAGYDDFNCNVWDSMRTERAGVLAGHDNRVSCLGVTEDGMAVATGSWDSFLKIWN; from the exons gaTGCTCGCAAAAATGCACTTGACACGACCTTGGTCCAAGCCACATCCGGCATGGACCCTATTGGCCGAATTCAGATGCGAACCAGGAGAACGCTTAGGGGACACTTAGCCAAAATATATGCCATGCACTGGGGGTCGGACTCTAG GCAGAg GAATTTGGTATCAGCATCTCAAGATGGCAAGCTCATAGTATGGGACAGTTACACTACAAACAAGGTGCATGCCATTCCCCTTCGGTCCAGCTGGGTCATGACCTGTGCCTATGCTCCCTCGGGCAGTTACGTTGCCTGCGGTGGCCTTGATAACATCTGTTCTATATACAA CCTAAAGACAAGAGAAGGAAATGTGAGAGTGAGTAGGGAGTTGCCCGGTCACACTGGTTACCTAAGTTGCTGTCGGTTCCTAGACGACAACCAAATAGTCACAAGCTCGGGAGACATGACCTG TGCCCTCTGGGATATTGAGACGGGTCAGCAGTGCACGCAATTCACAGGCCATACAGGGGATGTAATGTCCCTGTCCCTGTCACCGAACATGAACACATTCACATCTGGTGCCTGTGATGCGTCTGCTAAGCTATGGGACATTCGTGATGGGATGTGCCGCCAGACCTTCCCAGGACACGAATCTGACATCAATGCAGTTACA TTCTTCCCCAATGGGCATGCATTTGCCACGGGATCGGATGATGCCACGTGCCGCCTATTTGACATTCGTGCAGACCAGGAGCTTGCCATGTACTCTCATGACAACATTATTTGTGGCATCACCTCAGTGGCATTCAGCAAGTCTGGCAGACTCCTGCTGGCTGGTTACGATGACTTTAATTGTAACGTTTGGGACTCCATGAGGACAGAAAGAGCTG GTGTTCTGGCGGGCCATGACAACCGCGTCAGTTGCCTGGGTGTTACAGAAGATGGCATGGCAGTGGCCACAGGCTCATGGGATAGCTTCCTCAAGATCTGGAACTAA